From one Lotus japonicus ecotype B-129 chromosome 3, LjGifu_v1.2 genomic stretch:
- the LOC130742572 gene encoding ethylene-responsive transcription factor ERF084-like produces the protein MNGEIFLHTATTTTTTATFLPVHHAPESHDPSCFPFQPPRASSNETTLEGIAAVVGERVLYGPNHRQPVTSSGSEAGTPKKKAAEKKTGASTSYRGVRKRPWGRWSAEIRDRIGRCRHWLGTFDTAEEAARAYDAAARRLRGSKARTNFKIPSVLPLLSPPQPNSEMNPVTGVTGKPKTTRKGNKKCSVDVVTSVEQLFSGVPAVRRGREIHVHNSNVEVKLKLGGAGRNSTRMVM, from the coding sequence atgaaCGGTGAAATCTTCTTACACAcggccacaaccaccaccaccaccgccacatTTCTTCCAGTTCACCATGCACCCGAATCGCACGACCCATCATGCTTCCCATTTCAGCCTCCTCGTGCCTCAAGCAACGAAACGACCCTCGAAGGAATCGCAGCGGTCGTCGGAGAACGCGTCCTCTACGGACCCAATCACCGTCAACCGGTGACCTCTTCGGGTTCGGAGGCGGGTACGCCGAAGAAGAAGGCGGCGGAGAAGAAGACCGGCGCGAGCACGAGCTACAGAGGAGTGAGGAAGAGGCCCTGGGGGAGGTGGTCGGCGGAGATACGCGACCGGATCGGCCGGTGCCGCCACTGGCTGGGTACGTTCGACACGGCTGAGGAGGCGGCGCGTGCTTACGACGCGGCCGCGAGGCGCCTGAGAGGCTCCAAGGCTCGGACCAACTTCAAAATACCTTCGGTTTTGCCGCTGCTTTCGCCGCCGCAACCGAACTCGGAGATGAATCCGGTCACCGGAGTTACTGGTAAGCCGAAAACTACGCGCAAGGGAAATAAGAAGTGCTCTGTGGATGTGGTTACTTCGGTGGAACAATTGTTCAGTGGGGTCCCTGCAGTTcgaagaggaagagaaattcATGTTCATAACAGCAATGTGGAGGTGAAGTTGAAGCTTGGTGGTGCTGGTAGAAACAGTACTAGAATGGTGATGTAG
- the LOC130745766 gene encoding uncharacterized protein LOC130745766, giving the protein MSTESKDNWVEMAMADDSLVANLLLSFNRSESRNLTVQWPIRHRRSQRRKSKFARTSPSTPLSLTAAATASDDSTPPAKPLDDAGSKAGDQSETASAKRTRKRRTLPELLEKEKLLLKESADLENQLKSLTFTVDKHRFRNQRLKSKMRMKVSVSRQSSNIVATSLVSEKAVHDPPQLVKKAHQSELVLPQKRKDEALTEESPVKGLQCEGVSPQTKKGGAPQDEAPVCKRVKVDLVSRQSSEIAATSLVSEKAILDPPQLAEVHQSGLVLPQKRKDEVLKEEALVEGLQSERVLPQTGKGGAPQDKLPACKRMEVDLVPRQSSEIAATSLVSEKAILDPPQLAEVHQSGLVLSQKSKDEVLKEEALVEGLQSEGVLPQTGKGEAPQDKAPACKRMEVDLVPRQSSEIAATSLVSEKAILDPPQLAEVHQSGLVLPQKRKDEVLKEEALVKGLQSEGVLTQTGIGGAPQDKAPACKRMEVDLVPRQSSEIAATSLVSEKAVLDPPQLVEAQQPELVFPQKRKDVLMEKWLLEGITDLKNQLVSLTSTVDKHRARNQSLKRMKVDVESRHSSELAATSLVSEKAVLNPPQLVEAQQPELVWPVECKEKVLNDEPLVEAHQSEPVSTPSVEDKVPDGESLVSAANASSEQQGNEQPENEQPDNEQPDNEQPENDNREPVFLLPDLNEALREEDLDFDDGLTLSL; this is encoded by the exons ATGTCAACCGAGTCCAAAGACAACTGGGTCGAAATGGCCATGGCCGACGACTCCCTCGTCGCCAACCTCCTCCTCAGTTTCAACCGATCCGAATCGCGCAACCTCACCGTTCAATGGCCCATCCGTCATCGCCGTTCCCAGCGCAGGAAATCCAAATTCGCCAGGACCAGTCCTTCAACGCCGCTCTCATtgaccgccgccgccaccgcctCCGATGACTCCACCCCCCCTGCCAAACCGCTCGATGACGCAGGATCTAAG GCTGGTGATCAAAGTGAAACTGCATCTGCCAAAAGGACAAGAAAGAGAAGG ACTCTGCCTGAACTACTTGAGAAGGAAAAGTTGCTGTTGAAAGAAAGTGCAGATTTGGAAAAT CAACTGAAATCCTTGACTTTCACTGTTGACAAGCACAGATTCAGAAATCAGAGATTGAAGAGTAAAATGAGAATGAAG GTTTCGGTGTCGAGACAGAGCTCTAATATAGTTGCAACCTCTCTGGTGTCTGAGAAAGCTGTCCATGACCCACCACAGCTTGTGAAGAAGGCTCATCAATCTGAACTGGTCTTGCCACAAAAACGGAAAGATGAAGCTCTCACGGAGGAATCACCTGTGAAGGGACTTCAATGTGAAGGAGTCTCACCACAAACAAAGAAAGGTGGAGCTCCCCAAGACGAAGCACCTGTCTGTAAGAGAGTGAAG GTTGATCTGGTGTCTAGACAGAGCTCTGAGATAGCTGCAACCTCTCTGGTGTCTGAGAAAGCTATTCTTGACCCACCGCAGCTTGCGGAGGTTCATCAATCTGGACTAGTCTTGCCCCAAAAACGCAAAGATGAGGTTCTTAAGGAGGAGGCACTTGTGGAGGGACTTCAATCTGAACGAGTCTTGCCACAAACAGGGAAAGGCGGAGCTCCCCAAGACAAATTACCTGCCTGTAAGAGGATGGAG GTTGATCTGGTGCCTAGGCAGAGCTCTGAGATAGCTGCAACCTCTCTGGTGTCTGAGAAAGCTATTCTTGACCCGCCGCAGCTTGCGGAGGTTCATCAATCTGGACTAGTCTTGTCCCAAAAAAGCAAAGATGAAGTTCTCAAGGAGGAGGCACTTGTGGAGGGACTTCAATCTGAAGGAGTCTTACCACAAACAGGGAAAGGCGAAGCTCCCCAAGACAAAGCACCTGCCTGTAAGAGGATGGAG GTTGATCTGGTGCCTAGGCAGAGCTCTGAGATAGCTGCAACCTCTCTGGTGTCTGAGAAAGCTATTCTTGACCCGCCGCAGCTTGCGGAGGTTCATCAATCTGGACTAGTTTTGCCCCAAAAACGCAAAGATGAAGTTCTCAAGGAGGAGGCACTTGTGAAGGGACTTCAATCTGAAGGAGTCTTAACACAAACAGGGATAGGCGGAGCTCCCCAAGACAAAGCACCTGCCTGTAAGAGGATGGAG GTTGATCTGGTGCCTAGGCAGAGCTCTGAGATTGCTGCAACCTCTCTGGTGTCTGAGAAAGCTGTTCTTGACCCACCGCAGCTTGTGGAGGCACAGCAACCTGAACTAGTCTTTCCCCAAAAACGCAAAGATGTTCTCATGGAAAAGTGGCTGTTGGAAGGAATTACAGATTTGAAAAAT CAACTGGTATCCTTGACTTCCACTGTTGACAAACACAGAGCCAGAAATCAGAGCTTAAAGAGAATGAAG GTTGATGTGGAGTCTAGGCATAGCTCTGAGCTAGCTGCAACCTCTCTGGTGTCCGAGAAAGCTGTTCTCAACCCACCGCAGCTTGTGGAAGCACAACAACCTGAATTGGTCTGGCCAGTAGAATGCAAAGAAAAAGTTCTCAATGATGAACCACTTGTGGAGGCGCATCAATCTGAACCAGTCTCGACACCATCAGTCGAAGACAAGGTTCCGGACGGCGAATCACTTGTCTCTGCTGCAAATGCTTCTTCGGAGCAACAAGGGAATGAGCAACCAGAAAATGAGCAACCAGATAATGAGCAACCAGATAATGAGCAACCAGAGAATGATAACCGAGAACCTGTGTTCTTGCTGCCTGATCTGAATGAGGCTCTAAGGGAGGAGGATTTGGACTTCGATGATGGTCTTACATTAAGTTTATAA